The DNA window ATGCCTTCAGTCGACCTCCCCTTCCGGTAGACCCACAAGCTCCGGATAGAGATCGCGCCAGTCCGGGTTGCCCTCAAGGATCAGCCGCACCTTCCACGCCCTGAGCCACGTCTTGATCCGCTTTTCCCGATGGATGGCCTCGGCGATGTCGTCGTGGGCTTCGAACCAGGCGAGGCGGTTGCAGCCGTATTTCTTCGAGAAGCCGTCGAAGACGCCTGTGCGGTGCTGGTAAATGCGGACGTCGAGATTGCTGGTGACGCCGGTGTAGAGCACCCCGTTCGGCTTGTTGGTCACGATGTAGACGAAGCCGGGTTTCATGGCGACGGTCCGGAGTGACGGTGGCTGGTGAAGGCCGAGAGTTCGGCGGCTGTGGTGGTTCTGTTCCTAACCAGAGATTGTCATGGTCTGCGCAGGCAGACCATCCACGAAAGGCGGAAAAATGCGGCCTTGGTTCGTGGGAAGGGCTTTGAAAGTCGTGGGTGGTCCGCCTTCGCGGACCATGACGGGGTGGAGAGGCCGAGGGAAAATGGCAAGCGCAGCGTTAGCGGATGGGCGTGGATGGTCCGCCTGCGCGGACCATGACGGCAAAGAGAGGCCGAAGCCTACTTCTTCCGCCGTCCGCCCGGACGATAGTTCTTCGTCATCGGGTCCGGTTTTACAAATTCGACCCTCTCCCCCAGCGGCACGGTCATGTCCGTGCCGGGACCCATGTTGTCGAGCGTCGGCTTTGCCACCTTCGACTTGCGCGGCCCGTGCGGATCGTCCGGGCTGCCGAGCGGCAGGGTGCGGTTGTGCGGCCCCATCTCGTGGCTCGCCGGCTTGTGGACGCGCGAGGGCGCGCCACCGCCCCTTCCGCCATTGCCACCGCCCGAACCGCTTCGTCCGCCCGTGCTGCGGCCCCTGGTGCCCGCCGGATCGTTGCGGTCGCCGCGATAGCCGCCGGTGCGGTCGTCCACCTGCGCCTGGCGCGCCAGCGGATCGTCGGCGATGGCAAGCTCGGTCTCGCGCAGGCGCTTGACCTCGTCGCGCAGCCGCGCCGCCGTCTCGAACTCGAGGTCGGCCGCGGCCTCCTTCATCTTGCGTTCCAGATCGGCGATATGGGCCGTGAGGTTGTGGCCGATCATCGCCCCGCCCTCGGCAAAGCCCGCGTCCACCGTGACGTGATCCTGCTCGTAGACCGACTGGATGATGTCGCCGATGTTCCGGCGCACGCTTTCCGGCGTGATGCCGTGCTCGGCGTTGTAGGCCAGCTGCTTCTCGCGGCGCCGGTTGGTCTCCGCGATCGCCCGCTCCATGGAGCCGGTCATCTGGTCGGCATAGAGGATGACCTTGCCGTCGACATTGCGCGCGGCGCGGCCGATGGTCTGCACCAGCGAGGTTTCCGAGCGCAGGAATCCTTCCT is part of the Hartmannibacter diazotrophicus genome and encodes:
- a CDS encoding GIY-YIG nuclease family protein — translated: MKPGFVYIVTNKPNGVLYTGVTSNLDVRIYQHRTGVFDGFSKKYGCNRLAWFEAHDDIAEAIHREKRIKTWLRAWKVRLILEGNPDWRDLYPELVGLPEGEVD